Part of the Aquimarina sp. MAR_2010_214 genome is shown below.
GAAATAAGACGACTCGACTCTCCCGCTCTTTTTGCAAAAGTTTTTAATGTCATATCATGATCCAAAAAAGCTTTTTCCTCTACCATACATCGCTCTATTGCTTTAGAAACCCGTCTATAAATTTCCTTATTTTCTTCTTGTTTACGTTTTGATGATTTTACCTCACTTTCAGATGTGATATTAACAATGTTAATTTGTATTAAACTTCCTATGGTAAAATAATATAATAACAATAAAGACAAACCATCAGATATAGTTGTCATATACTTAAATTCCGATAAAACAATTACAGATGCTAATGCCATTATATGATAAATAATAAATATAATACAGAATATCTTTAACCATAACAGAGATTTATATCTTGTATCTGTGTAAAAGAAGGGCAAAAAAGTAGTATGATCCTTAATAACAAGTAGTATTCTTATACACATATATGCAACAAAAGCCGTGCAAGAAATGATATAAGAATACAAAAATATTATAGTATTACGAGAATATACTAAATCCGGGGTATTATTTACTTTAACAAAAATCAAAGACAGAATAAGGAATTCTAATATACCAGAAATATAATATCGATACTTATTCTTGATTTTAATACCTGCAGTCTCTACAGTATAGAAATAAATAAAAATTATATTTAAAAAATTAAATCTAAAAGGATTATAAGATGCTATATATTGATCCGTATTTCGCATCAAAACGTAGCTGAATAATTCTATACTAAGAAAAATGAAAAAAAAACCTAAATACCTATTTACCTTTTGTTTTTTGGATTTATAAAAAAGCAAAATTAAAGCAACTATTAGGGATTGTACACCCAGGACTAAAAAGAAAATAAATAGCGTATCCATAAAAAAGTTGAGTTTGAGTTTGTTTTTGCAAAATACTTATTTTTTTCACAAAATTTATACCAAATATGCAGTGAAACCTGTAATACACCTTTTGCATACCTTATATGTATAGATAACCAGTATATGGAGATATTATCATCAAGATTATTGTTAAGAAAGCTATGCTATAGATGTAAGAATTTAAAACAGTTCTCCCCAACTTTCCCATACTTTTACAAAAAAGAATATCAGGAACCCTACTGATACTATAAACTTAAGAAATGTACCTGCCAAAAAGCCAATAAAAGAACCAAAGGCAGCCTTTAATGCTTTTGAAGATTCACTACTATCTCTTATAAGTTCTCCTATAAAAGCTCCTGCAAAAGGGCCGATTATAATACCTAAAGGTCCCATAAATAGAATCCCTATAATAAGACCAACAGAGCTACCGATCATTCCATACTTGGTACCGCCAAATCTTTTTGTACCTAGAGCGGGAACGATATAATCAAGTACCCAAACCACTATAGATATCCCTAACGTAATTCCTAAAAAAGTCCAATTTTGTGGGATTGCATCTGTAAAATGGATAATCAATAATCCTATCCACGAAGTAAATGGACCAGGTAATACAGGAAGAAAACTCCCAACTAAACCTAGGAGGCAAAATAAAAACCCTATAATGATTAACGCTATATCCATATGCTTTATTTACCTGTTGTGCATTTAGATAATTTCTTAACCAAAATCCGTCAATTCGAGTGCTTCGACCGTAGGAAGAAGTGTATCGAGAATAGGATTTTGGTTAAAAAAGCTATTCTCAATACATTTTGTCTTCATTTCATTACGACAAAACACTCGAATTGACGCTTTTTTATAGTATTAGTTTTAAAATGCACAACGGGCTTTATTTATATGACGATAATGTTTCTGATTTGTTACGCAAATATCAATTAACTATGTGTTTTAGCGATTAATGCTTTCATATGTACTTTAATACATATTTATTTTATTTTTTTGCTCGAACAAATACAAATAAACCATTAATTGATTTAAAACTACCCAAAAAATTATGCGTTCTTTTTTAGTATTATCTTTCGGATTAATGATATTTTCTTCATCTTTTTCTCAAGATAACCCTTTTCTAAAATGTAAGAATTCTACCAATGAACGAGTAAGAAAAAACTGTATCATTAATGCCATACAAGAATTTGTGGATGCCAATTACGATATTGCATCTGTAACACCCTATGCAAAACCAGGCACCAACCGAATTTATACCCGATTTAAAATTGATCCAATTGGTCGGATCATCGACATCAAGGCAAAGTCATCATCTATGGAGTTAGAACTAGAAGCCATAAAAACACTGCAATCTCTTCCATATATAATTCCAAGATTTGAAAAGACTTCTTCAGAAAAGAAAGAAGTTTTTGAAAACGTATACACTCTACTTATTGTGTTTGAAGTACAAACAACAGAAGTCAACCTATCTTCACAAAAAAGAATAACCGGTAACGATTAATTCTGAATCCTATTTTATTAAACGCGCAGTTATCTCTTTAATTCTTTTCAACTAAAAAATTAGTTTAAACTAATTTTTTAGTTATATTTGTTTTATAGAACTAAGTTTTTAGTTAAATTATTCTCGCCTTTGCGGAAATAAAACACAACAGCAAATAGATGAAACAACTCACAAAAGCAGAAGAAGAAGTAATGCAATGGTTATGGCAACTAGAAGAAGCCAATGTTGCTTCTATTATTGAGCAAATGGCAGAACCCAAACCTGCATACAACACCATTTCTACAATCATCAGAATCCTCGAAAATAAAGCATTTGTTTCTCATCGTAAAGAAGGTAAAGGCTATATCTACTTCCCTCTTATAAAAAAAGAAGAATATAGTAATCAATCTCTTAACAAGTTGATGAACAATTATTTTAATGGCTCTTTTAGGAATATGGTTTCTTTTTTTGTAAAAAAGAATGATATGAATATCGAAGACCTGGAACAGATTTTAAAAGAAGTAGATAACGAAAAATAGAAATTATGCTCTACTACCTACTACAAACTGTCTTTTTTCAAATCTTATTTTTAGTGCTTTATGATGTGTTTCATAAAAAAGATACGTTCTTCTCTTTAAACAGATTGTACTTGTTAAGCACCTCTGTACTTTCTTTTATTTTGCCCTTTATAAAAATCAAAAGTATACGAGAAAACATCCCTGAAGAATATATCTTTCAGCTACCAACAGTATTTATAGGACAACAAACCGAAGTCGAAACCCTTTCTGCATTATACATTTCGGATCCAACAGGAAATATAAATTGGTGGCAGCTATGTTATGGAATTGGAGTCTTTTTTATGCTCATTTTATTCATCCGGAAAATTATAAAACTTAGGCTATTAAAAAAGTGTTCAGGTTTTAATCGCATAGAAAATTATACTGTATACACATTAGTAAGTAGTAAAGATGCTTTCTCATTTTGGAACACAATATACTTGGGAGATCAAATATCAGATGTAGAAAAAGAACAGATTATCACTCATGAAATTATTCACCTCAAGGAAAAGCATTCTTTAGATTTATTATGGTTTGAATTTTTAAAAATTATCTTTTGGTTTAATCCGCTAGTATATGTGTATCAATCTAAGACAAACACGCTTCACGAATTTATTGCAGATGCAAAAAGCATTAAAATACTAGGAAAGAGAAAATACTACGAACAACTATTAACTACTGTTTTTGACACAGAAAACATAAAATTTATCAATCAATTTTATGATCACTCATTACTTAAAAAACGAATCATGATGTTACAAAAATCACAATCACAATCGATCGCTAAATATAAATATCTAGCCACTATACCTGTACTGGCTCTCATGTTAATCTTTACTTCTTTTTCTGAAAAAGAACAAATTACAACATCGATCATAAAAGAAACAAAGCAATTACAAGTAAAAAAACAAATCCCTTTTGACAGTATTAAAAAAGGAATTCCATTTACCGAAATCGATAAAATCCCTACAACAAAAACTTGTAAAGAGATCACTGATAAGAGTCAAATGAGAAAATGTGTGTCTGACGAGATCAAGAAATTTGTAAATACCAATTTTAACATAAAAGCTATACAACCATATGCAAAACCAGGTATAAATCGTATATACGTTCGTTTTAAAATTGACAATACAGGAACAATCACTGATGTTAATGCTCGTGGACCTGCTGCTGCTCTTGAAATCGAAGCCAAAAGAGTGGTTAGTTCAATACCACCAATGATCCCAGGAGAATATGAAGGTAAAAAAGTAGCCGTTTTATATTCATTACCCATTATAATCCAAATAAAAGAGGATAAAAGTGAAAAAACCAAAAAACCAATACCTAATAATAAAGAGAATAAAGTACTAGAAGAAACACTTCTCGATGATAAGAAATATATTGCTAAACCAGGATACTATATGATTACTAATATTTTTAAACATAAAAAATATTTGGATAAGCGTCTACAAGAATTAAAAACAAGAGGGTTTAATCCGAAATTCTTTAAAAACCCAAAAGACGGATATTTTTATATGTATCTCGAAAAATACGATACTCAGGAAGAAGCTAAAAAAATGCTTGATTCGAATATGAATGGAAAATATAATGAAGATCTATACATCCAACGAATAAATGGTAAATAAAAAAAAACGTACAGTTCTATCATTACTACTAGTATTTTGTTTAATCATTCAAGTCAAAGCTCAGTCTTCTGCCTTGACCATAGCTGATAGTTTATATAGTTTTGGAGATTACTCTAATGCGATTAAAAAGTATCAGGAAATAGTACCTAAAGATCAATACACACTATTACAAATCGCAAAATCGCATAGAGCCAAAGGAACCTATACAGATGCACTATCGTATTACAAACAGGTATTAAAAAGTACGAACCCTACAGCTTCTGTAAAATTAGAGTACGCCAAATTATTAATGATCACCGGTAAACTAAAAAAAGCAGATAGCATATACACAGACCTTGTTTCAAGGTACCCAAACAACCCTGATTTTCAATATCGATTAGGGGTAATAAAAAAAAGACAAAAAGATACACTAGCGATCTCTTATTTTAAAGAAGCTTTTCGACTAGACAATACACATCAAAAAAGCTGTTTTGAAATCTCTAAAAACTACTTGAAAAAGAGAAATTATGACATGGTTCTAAAAACTGCAAATCTAGGTCTACGTTCATATCCTGAAAATGTTGAACTCATAAGTGTTTTGGGACAGAATTTCTTATTTCGTAAAGATTATGATACCGCACTTCCGTATTTTCAAAAACTGCTTGAACTAAATCAGGAAAGTGAATTTATCCATTCTAAACTAGGATTGTGTTATAGCAAAACCTATGAATATAAAAAGGCAATTTCTCATTTTAATGAGGTACTAAAATATAATAACAAATCCCCGAACACATATTCATTACTGGGATATGCTTATCAACAACTCGAAAAATATGATAATGCATTAGAATATTACAAAAAAGCACTCGAATTAAAAGATATTCCCATAGAAGAAGATCTTCTTTCTATTGCATTGATATATCGTTTTCAGGAAAAATGGAAAAAAGCGATACAGTATGCCAAACTAGCAATTAAAGAAGACCCAAAGAATGATAGAGCTCATTACCAATTAGCGATGTTTGCAGATGCTCACTATCAAGATCCTGAAATCAAAATAAAATACTATAACACTTATCTACAAAAGTTTGGCACTGATAAAAAAAATTATTTCAATATGATTGTCAAAAAAAGAATAGTTCAATTGGAAGAAGAAATCCAAAATAAAACCAAAAACAATTAATGCATAAAAATCATGCACCTCGACCATGCAAAACCAGATACCAACCTATCTTTAACCTATTAAAATTGCATACAAAATCATAAAGAGCTCGACATATGGTGGGATTGCCGAGCTCTTTTACATAGCCACTATAGATAGTATCTATAGAACTATTTTCTTAAAAGTTATTTAAAACTTAAGGCTAAGTTCTAATTAGAATATGTTTTATCTTTACTTTATAAAAACGGAGAAATGATACCAGAAGATTTTAGAGATTTTTTCATTAGTTCATCGGCTTTGGTTCAATCAGAAATTGTTTCCACATTATTGGAGATCTCTACTGAGGGTTCAGCCCTGATTGATAGCAATCAGAGTAAAGCCATAAGCTGTCCTCATTGTAAGTGCAATAAAATTAAGGCTAATGGTAAGCTCAAAGGAGTACAGCGCTATGT
Proteins encoded:
- a CDS encoding AraC family transcriptional regulator codes for the protein MTTISDGLSLLLLYYFTIGSLIQINIVNITSESEVKSSKRKQEENKEIYRRVSKAIERCMVEEKAFLDHDMTLKTFAKRAGESSRLISKTINEMEYKNFNLYLNHYRVEEFKMLIGSEKYQKYSNTALAKEAGFNSRASFYKNFKDIVGISPSDYFESLNQDTI
- a CDS encoding DUF456 domain-containing protein; the protein is MDIALIIIGFLFCLLGLVGSFLPVLPGPFTSWIGLLIIHFTDAIPQNWTFLGITLGISIVVWVLDYIVPALGTKRFGGTKYGMIGSSVGLIIGILFMGPLGIIIGPFAGAFIGELIRDSSESSKALKAAFGSFIGFLAGTFLKFIVSVGFLIFFFVKVWESWGELF
- a CDS encoding BlaI/MecI/CopY family transcriptional regulator, whose amino-acid sequence is MKQLTKAEEEVMQWLWQLEEANVASIIEQMAEPKPAYNTISTIIRILENKAFVSHRKEGKGYIYFPLIKKEEYSNQSLNKLMNNYFNGSFRNMVSFFVKKNDMNIEDLEQILKEVDNEK
- a CDS encoding M56 family metallopeptidase, which encodes MLYYLLQTVFFQILFLVLYDVFHKKDTFFSLNRLYLLSTSVLSFILPFIKIKSIRENIPEEYIFQLPTVFIGQQTEVETLSALYISDPTGNINWWQLCYGIGVFFMLILFIRKIIKLRLLKKCSGFNRIENYTVYTLVSSKDAFSFWNTIYLGDQISDVEKEQIITHEIIHLKEKHSLDLLWFEFLKIIFWFNPLVYVYQSKTNTLHEFIADAKSIKILGKRKYYEQLLTTVFDTENIKFINQFYDHSLLKKRIMMLQKSQSQSIAKYKYLATIPVLALMLIFTSFSEKEQITTSIIKETKQLQVKKQIPFDSIKKGIPFTEIDKIPTTKTCKEITDKSQMRKCVSDEIKKFVNTNFNIKAIQPYAKPGINRIYVRFKIDNTGTITDVNARGPAAALEIEAKRVVSSIPPMIPGEYEGKKVAVLYSLPIIIQIKEDKSEKTKKPIPNNKENKVLEETLLDDKKYIAKPGYYMITNIFKHKKYLDKRLQELKTRGFNPKFFKNPKDGYFYMYLEKYDTQEEAKKMLDSNMNGKYNEDLYIQRINGK
- a CDS encoding lipopolysaccharide assembly protein LapB; its protein translation is MVNKKKRTVLSLLLVFCLIIQVKAQSSALTIADSLYSFGDYSNAIKKYQEIVPKDQYTLLQIAKSHRAKGTYTDALSYYKQVLKSTNPTASVKLEYAKLLMITGKLKKADSIYTDLVSRYPNNPDFQYRLGVIKKRQKDTLAISYFKEAFRLDNTHQKSCFEISKNYLKKRNYDMVLKTANLGLRSYPENVELISVLGQNFLFRKDYDTALPYFQKLLELNQESEFIHSKLGLCYSKTYEYKKAISHFNEVLKYNNKSPNTYSLLGYAYQQLEKYDNALEYYKKALELKDIPIEEDLLSIALIYRFQEKWKKAIQYAKLAIKEDPKNDRAHYQLAMFADAHYQDPEIKIKYYNTYLQKFGTDKKNYFNMIVKKRIVQLEEEIQNKTKNN